One genomic region from Sulfurimonas sp. encodes:
- the exbD gene encoding TonB system transport protein ExbD, with amino-acid sequence MRRCKKVPKKFDQINVIPFIDIMLVLLVMVLTTATFIKQGVIPVELPTAKATKKEDLKKEISIYVNVKGELFYEKDKVTAQELEAKLSQIPKEQTVVLRSDKDSKFQDFVTVMDILKRLKHEQLYIVTKE; translated from the coding sequence ATGAGAAGATGTAAAAAAGTACCAAAAAAGTTTGATCAAATAAATGTAATTCCGTTTATAGATATCATGCTTGTTCTTTTAGTTATGGTTTTAACAACAGCTACTTTTATAAAGCAGGGTGTTATTCCAGTAGAACTTCCAACTGCAAAAGCTACAAAAAAAGAGGACTTAAAAAAAGAGATAAGCATCTATGTAAATGTAAAAGGTGAACTCTTTTATGAAAAAGATAAAGTTACAGCGCAAGAACTTGAAGCAAAACTATCTCAAATACCAAAAGAGCAAACAGTTGTTCTTAGAAGTGATAAAGATTCAAAATTTCAAGATTTTGTAACAGTTATGGATATTCTTAAACGCTTAAAACATGAGCAACTTTATATAGTAACAAAAGAGTAA
- the exbB gene encoding TonB-system energizer ExbB codes for MEGSFLAYAEEALDYGVMGILILMSIVTLWLFIERMMFYKSVRFDDYNHRDVLEMDLTDNLGVISAIGTNAPYVGLLGTVVGIMITFYTMGDVGAVDAKKIMMGLALALKATAMGLIVAMPAIVAYTITLRKVEKILTAYDVIQDSKDN; via the coding sequence ATGGAAGGAAGTTTTTTAGCTTACGCAGAAGAAGCACTTGACTATGGTGTAATGGGTATTTTAATACTTATGAGTATAGTAACGCTATGGTTATTTATAGAAAGAATGATGTTTTACAAAAGCGTACGATTTGATGATTATAATCATAGAGATGTATTAGAGATGGACTTAACTGACAATCTTGGAGTCATTAGTGCTATTGGTACTAATGCTCCTTATGTTGGACTTCTTGGAACAGTTGTAGGTATTATGATAACTTTTTATACTATGGGTGATGTTGGTGCAGTAGATGCTAAAAAAATCATGATGGGTTTAGCTTTGGCATTAAAAGCAACGGCAATGGGACTTATAGTAGCAATGCCAGCCATTGTTGCTTACACAATCACTTTGCGTAAAGTTGAGAAAATCTTAACAGCTTATGATGTAATACAAGACTCTAAAGATAATTAA